From Channa argus isolate prfri chromosome 21, Channa argus male v1.0, whole genome shotgun sequence, one genomic window encodes:
- the LOC137106427 gene encoding potassium voltage-gated channel subfamily A member 1, translating into MLHTLTVDGCGMEIALVSFENGGAKGSGGGGGGGGGNNAEESCRNALDVPQPGFVQTRLGEDYSKELNTRGSPQPHRQRSSWKINDMNNTFSCSENAMDALLRADHSPHLFDEDMMDMDMDTESNERVLINIAGLRYETQLGTLNQFPDTLLGDPAKRIKYFDPLRNEYFFDRNRPSFDGILYFYQSGGKIRRPVNVSIDVFADEIRFYQLGEEAMERFREDEGFIKEEEKPLPQNEFQKQVWLIFEYPESSSPARGIAIVSVIVITISIITFCLETLPEFRDERELPVSSRMDNSTAARPSLTFTDPFFIIETTCVIWFTFELIVRFFACPSKSEFSKTIMNIIDIMSIMPYFITLGTELAEQQGQEHQNGQQAMSLAILRVIRLVRVFRIFKLSRHSKGLQILGQTLKASMRELGLLIFFLFIGVILFSSAVYFAEADEPESHFSSIPDAFWWAVVTMTTVGYGDMRPVTVGGKIVGSLCAIAGVLTIALPVPVIVSNFNYFYHRETDQDQSSLKDEPNSGRASPELKRKGSKSSTKSQDAENNDGGASVEKANIKANSSMDFKRSLYAFCLDTRETDL; encoded by the coding sequence ATGCTTCACACACTGACTGTGGATGGCTGCGGAATGGAGATAGCCTTGGTGAGTTTTGAGAACGGCGGTGCTAAAGGGAGCGgaggcggcggcggcggcggcggcggcaaCAATGCCGAGGAGAGCTGCCGGAACGCGCTGGACGTCCCTCAGCCGGGCTTCGTGCAGACTCGTCTCGGAGAGGACTACAGCAAAGAGCTGAACACCCGGGGGAGTCCTCAGCCGCATCGGCAGCGCAGCTCCTGGAAGATCAACGACATGAACAACACTTTCAGCTGCAGCGAGAACGCCATGGATGCGCTTTTACGCGCGGACCACAGTCCCCATCTGTTCGACGAGGACATGATGGACATGGACATGGACACAGAGAGCAACGAGAGGGTGCTCATCAACATAGCAGGGCTGAGGTACGAGACCCAGCTGGGCACCCTGAACCAGTTCCCTGACACTTTGCTTGGAGACCCCGCCAAGAGGATAAAATACTTCGACCCGCTCCGGAACGAGTACTTCTTCGATCGGAACAGACCAAGCTTTGATGGgattctgtatttttatcagTCGGGGGGGAAAATCCGGAGACCCGTCAATGTGTCAATTGATGTGTTCGCGGATGAGATTAGGTTTTATCAGCTGGGGGAGGAGGCCATGGAGAGGTTCCGCGAGGACGAGGGCTTtataaaagaggaggaaaagccGCTGCCTCAGAATGAGTTCCAGAAGCAGGTCTGGCTCATTTTTGAGTATCCGGAGAGCTCCAGTCCGGCCCGGGGCATCGCCATCGTGTCCGTGATCGTCATCACCATATCCATCATCACCTTCTGCCTGGAGACGCTGCCGGAGTTCAGGGATGAGAGGGAGCTGCCAGTCAGCAGCCGGATGGACAACAGCACCGCGGCCCGGCCGTCCCTCACCTTCACAGACCCCTTCTTCATCATCGAGACCACGTGTGTCATTTGGTTCACTTTCGAGCTGATCGTGCGCTTCTTCGCGTGCCCCAGCAAGTCCGAGTTCTCTAAGACCATCATGAACATCATCGACATCATGTCCATCATGCCTTACTTCATCACTCTGGGCACGGAGCTGGCGGAGCAGCAGGGCCAGGAGCACCAGAACGGACAGCAGGCCATGTCTCTGGCCATCCTGAGGGTCATCCGCCTGGTCCGGGTCTTCCGGATCTTCAAGCTCTCCAGACACTCCAAGGGTCTGCAGATCCTGGGGCAAACGCTGAAAGCCAGCATGCGGGAGCTTGGCCtgctcatcttcttcctcttcatcggAGTCATCCTCTTCTCCAGCGCTGTGTACTTCGCAGAGGCGGACGAGCCGGAGTCTCACTTCTCCAGCATACCCGACGCCTTCTGGTGGGCCGTGGTCACCATGACAACCGTCGGCTACGGGGACATGAGGCCGGTGACGGTCGGGGGTAAAATTGTGGGCTCTCTGTGCGCCATCGCCGGCGTGCTCACTATCGCGCTGCCGGTGCCGGTCATCGTATCAAACTTTAACTACTTCTACCACAGGGAGACGGACCAGGACCAGTCCTCCCTGAAGGACGAGCCGAACAGTGGCCGAGCGAGCCCCGAGCTAAAGCGCAAAGGGAGCAAATCATCAACCAAGTCGCAGGACGCGGAGAACAACGACGGGGGCGCGTCGGTGGAGAAGGCGAACATTAAGGCGAACAGCAGCATGGACTTCAAGAGGTCCCTTTACGCGTTCTGCTTGGACACACGGGAGACAGACCTGTAG